Proteins from a genomic interval of Youhaiella tibetensis:
- a CDS encoding response regulator transcription factor produces MTTHQTIAIVDDDEGVRTSLSNLLRSFGYDVDTYGSGVEFLEKGRDRPADCIITDVQMPHMRGDELQNRLIETGSTTPMIFMTAFPTEAIRGRVMEAGARAFLEKPVETALLLRHIEDAVA; encoded by the coding sequence ATGACCACACACCAGACCATCGCAATCGTCGATGACGACGAGGGCGTCCGCACCTCCCTTTCCAACCTCCTCCGATCCTTCGGCTATGATGTCGACACCTATGGCTCGGGCGTGGAATTCCTCGAAAAGGGGCGAGACCGGCCCGCAGACTGCATCATCACAGACGTTCAGATGCCGCACATGCGCGGTGACGAACTGCAGAACCGCCTCATCGAGACGGGTTCGACAACGCCAATGATTTTCATGACCGCCTTTCCGACCGAGGCCATACGCGGGCGCGTCATGGAAGCGGGCGCGCGCGCGTTTCTCGAAAAGCCGGTCGAAACGGCATTGCTGCTGCGTCACATCGAAGATGCGGTAGCCTGA
- a CDS encoding Dps family protein has product MSTKNALRTPTDLGENATRDVGAALTTLLADTFALYLKTKNFHWHMSGPHFRDYHLMLDEQSDQILAMTDDVAERARKIGSTTLRSVGHISRLQRIPDNDAPYVTPEDMIAELASDNRQFAAYLRATHATAEEHSDVATASLIETWIDETERRAWFLFETTRH; this is encoded by the coding sequence ATGTCGACCAAGAATGCCCTGCGCACCCCAACCGACCTCGGCGAGAATGCCACCCGCGATGTCGGGGCAGCGCTGACCACCCTGCTTGCCGATACTTTCGCGCTTTATCTCAAGACCAAGAACTTTCACTGGCATATGTCCGGGCCGCATTTCCGCGACTATCACCTCATGCTCGACGAACAGTCCGATCAGATCCTTGCCATGACCGACGATGTCGCGGAACGCGCCCGCAAGATCGGCAGCACTACTTTGCGCTCGGTTGGCCACATCTCCCGTCTGCAGCGTATCCCCGACAACGACGCTCCCTACGTCACCCCGGAAGACATGATTGCCGAACTTGCAAGCGACAATCGGCAGTTTGCTGCCTATCTGCGCGCAACCCACGCAACCGCCGAAGAACACAGCGACGTAGCGACCGCGAGCCTGATCGAAACCTGGATCGACGAAACCGAACGCCGCGCCTGGTTCCTATTCGAAACCACCCGCCACTAA
- a CDS encoding response regulator transcription factor, with product MIRQTSNQPASPSTPAAPFVAVVDDDPSVLDALDNLLRSVSLATRLFATPGELLAAQLPDGPGCIVLDVRLPGVSGLDFQEHLAKSGIDRPIVFMTGHGDIPMTVRAMKAGAVDFLAKPFRDQDMLDAVMAAIERDTANRAANAALGGLRSEFDSLTSREREVMTHVVAGLMNKQVAGILGLSEITVKIHRGNVMRKMGVRTLADLVRKGEALGLKKAP from the coding sequence ATGATCCGGCAAACCAGCAATCAACCCGCCTCGCCTTCTACCCCGGCGGCCCCTTTCGTGGCGGTCGTCGACGACGACCCTTCGGTCCTCGATGCGCTCGACAACCTGCTACGGTCGGTTTCACTGGCGACCCGGCTCTTCGCCACGCCCGGCGAGCTTCTCGCCGCGCAACTGCCGGACGGGCCTGGCTGCATCGTGCTTGACGTGCGACTGCCCGGCGTCAGCGGCCTCGATTTCCAGGAACACCTTGCAAAGAGCGGCATAGACCGGCCGATTGTGTTCATGACCGGCCATGGTGATATCCCCATGACAGTGAGGGCGATGAAGGCTGGCGCCGTCGACTTTCTCGCCAAGCCGTTCCGTGATCAGGATATGCTCGACGCCGTCATGGCCGCCATAGAACGAGACACGGCGAACAGGGCCGCCAATGCCGCATTGGGAGGCTTACGGTCCGAGTTCGACAGCCTCACTTCGCGCGAGCGCGAAGTGATGACACATGTGGTGGCCGGGCTGATGAACAAGCAGGTGGCCGGCATTCTCGGGCTCAGCGAAATCACGGTCAAAATCCATCGCGGCAACGTCATGCGCAAGATGGGCGTCCGCACCCTCGCAGATCTGGTGCGTAAGGGCGAAGCGCTGGGCCTCAAGAAAGCGCCATGA
- a CDS encoding alpha/beta fold hydrolase: MADGYITLRDGTRFFYKDWGSKTAQPIVFHHGWPLSADDWDAQMLFFAAQGFRVVAHDRRGHGRSTQTDTGNDMDTYAADVAELAAALDLRNAVHVGHSTGGGEVARYVARYGNDRVAKAVLIGAVPPIMVQSEKNPGGLPKSVFDGFRSALAANRAQFYLDVPSGPFYGFNRAGAAVSEGTIRNWWRQGMMGGAKAHYDCIAVFSETDFTDDLRLIEVPTLVLHGEDDQIVPIADSALLSIKLLKHGTLKTYAGYPHGMATTHADVINADLLAFIRS; this comes from the coding sequence ATGGCCGACGGATACATTACCCTCAGAGACGGCACCCGCTTCTTCTACAAGGATTGGGGCAGCAAGACCGCCCAGCCCATCGTGTTTCACCACGGCTGGCCGCTTTCCGCCGACGATTGGGACGCGCAAATGCTGTTCTTCGCGGCACAGGGTTTCCGCGTTGTCGCTCATGACCGGCGAGGCCACGGGCGCTCCACCCAGACCGATACCGGCAATGACATGGACACCTACGCCGCCGATGTCGCCGAACTGGCCGCGGCACTGGATTTGCGAAACGCCGTTCATGTCGGGCACTCGACCGGCGGCGGAGAGGTAGCCCGATATGTCGCGCGCTACGGCAACGATCGCGTCGCCAAGGCAGTATTGATCGGCGCCGTTCCGCCCATCATGGTCCAGTCCGAAAAGAACCCCGGCGGTCTTCCGAAATCGGTGTTCGACGGTTTCCGCAGCGCGCTCGCCGCCAATCGCGCGCAGTTCTACCTCGACGTCCCCAGCGGGCCGTTCTACGGCTTCAACCGCGCGGGCGCCGCTGTGTCGGAAGGCACGATCCGCAACTGGTGGCGGCAGGGTATGATGGGTGGCGCCAAGGCGCATTACGACTGCATCGCGGTCTTCTCCGAGACCGATTTCACCGATGATCTACGCCTGATCGAGGTGCCGACCCTCGTCCTGCATGGCGAAGACGATCAGATCGTGCCAATCGCCGATTCAGCGCTGCTCTCGATCAAGCTGCTCAAGCACGGCACGCTCAAGACCTATGCGGGCTATCCGCACGGCATGGCGACGACCCATGCCGATGTGATCAATGCGGACCTCCTCGCCTTCATCAGGAGCTGA
- a CDS encoding cupin domain-containing protein: MDATAATSRHVVRLGQENPRFSGPLGFISHMDGATLAILRRLSLRRLVLEKGGVREPHWHANAHELGYCATGEALVTIAANHAERESFVVEAGDMFFVPSGAMHSIENLNDGRTELILAFSHERPEDFGMKAAFDAMSDAVLGNTYDLPASAFEMLDRRTSVPKILGLTTAPLVEGQARHVNAYKYSLEATPPQITFPAGTAHTAKSALWPVLRDIAMFSVVITPRGMREPHWHPETAEMGYVLSGTGRMTILDPDGSTDTYIVGPGDAYFIPPAYPHHIENVGEDNFHVLVFFDQASPGDVGYRSLINVYPRDLVAIALGMAEDDLPHFPFTEIDPLLVPRTNPIDPIS, from the coding sequence ATGGATGCCACTGCAGCCACCTCGCGCCACGTCGTACGCCTCGGCCAGGAAAACCCGCGTTTCAGCGGCCCCCTCGGGTTCATTTCACACATGGATGGCGCGACGCTCGCGATTCTGCGCCGCCTGTCCCTGCGTCGACTGGTGCTGGAAAAGGGCGGCGTGCGTGAGCCTCACTGGCATGCCAATGCCCACGAACTCGGATATTGCGCCACGGGAGAAGCGTTGGTCACCATCGCCGCCAACCATGCCGAACGCGAAAGCTTCGTGGTCGAAGCGGGCGACATGTTCTTTGTGCCTTCCGGCGCGATGCACAGCATCGAGAACCTCAATGACGGCCGCACCGAACTGATCCTGGCTTTCTCCCATGAGCGGCCGGAAGACTTCGGCATGAAGGCGGCGTTTGACGCCATGAGCGACGCGGTGCTCGGCAATACCTATGATCTGCCCGCTTCCGCCTTCGAGATGCTCGACCGCAGGACGAGCGTTCCGAAAATCCTTGGACTTACGACCGCCCCGCTGGTCGAAGGCCAGGCCCGGCACGTCAACGCCTATAAATATTCATTGGAAGCGACGCCGCCGCAGATCACTTTTCCCGCCGGCACCGCACATACCGCAAAATCGGCTCTTTGGCCGGTTCTGCGCGATATCGCCATGTTCTCGGTGGTGATCACCCCGAGGGGGATGCGCGAGCCGCATTGGCACCCGGAAACCGCCGAAATGGGCTATGTGCTGTCCGGCACCGGGCGCATGACCATTCTCGACCCCGATGGCAGCACCGACACTTATATCGTTGGCCCCGGCGACGCCTACTTCATCCCGCCGGCCTACCCGCACCACATTGAGAATGTGGGCGAAGACAATTTCCATGTCCTCGTGTTCTTCGATCAGGCCTCGCCCGGTGATGTCGGCTATCGCTCGCTGATCAATGTCTATCCGCGAGACCTGGTCGCAATCGCATTGGGCATGGCGGAAGACGACCTGCCCCACTTCCCCTTCACCGAAATCGATCCGCTGCTGGTGCCCCGCACCAATCCGATCGATCCCATCTCCTGA